A segment of the Halovivax limisalsi genome:
CCGGCTTCCACAGCCGTATCGATCGACGCCCGCCTCGAGACGGCGCCGCGTGCGGTCGTCGCCATCGAGCGACGGAACGCAGTCGACCGGGCGCTGGAGCTCGACCGGCGCCCGGTTTCGGAGCAACCCTCGGCGGTTTCAATCGGCGGCCGTCGCCGCCACGGCCTGCTGGTTCATCCCCTCGCGGGTCTCGTAGTGGTAGTAGGCGCCGAGCACGACGGCCAGCAGGACGTTCGAGACGGTGACCGCCCAGAAGATGCCCTGGATCCCCATCCCGAGCGGGTAGGCGAGCGCGAGCGCGATCGGCAGGCGCAGGAGCCAGTACTGGGCCAGCGAGGCGATCATGCTCGTCCGGGTGCGCCTGGCGCCGTTGAATCCGGCTTGCAGCAGGTACGTGGCACCGATGGCCCAGTAGCCCACCGCGAGGATGACCAGGTACTCGGCGGCGAGTTCGATCTCGGCCGCCGTCGCGTCGGGGACGGTGAACGCGGCGATTGGTTCGGGAAACAGGAGCTGGACGGCGCCGACGACCGTCAGCGCGCCGGCCGCGAGCGCGACGCCGACCCAGGTGGTCCGCCTGGCCCGGTTGGGCCGTTCCGCGCCGAGGTTCTGGCCGACCATGCTCTGTGCGGCCTTCTGCAACCCCATCGCGGGAACGAAGGCCACGCTCGCGACGCGGGCGCCGACGGTGTAGGCCGCCAGCGCCGGCTCGCCGCCGACGGCCGCGACGAGCCAGACCATCGCGACACGGGCGGACTGGCTGACGCCGTGCTGACCGGCCGTCGGCCAGCCGATATCGACGATCTCGCGGACGTCGCCGCGATCGACGACGAGGACGTCTCTCGTGAGTCGGAAGCCGTCGCGGCCGCGGACGAACATCGCAAGCGCCAGCGCGAAGCCGCAGCCGTAGCCGATCCCGGTCGCGAGCGCGGCGCCGGCCACCCCGAGTTCGGGAACCGGCCCCCAGCCGAAGATGAGAAACGGGTCGACGACGACGTTGACGGCGACCGCGAGGACGTTGACGTAGAGGGCCGCCCGCGTGTCGCCCCAGCCGACGAACCCGCCTTCGAGGACGTCGCTCCCGGCGAGAATCGGAAATATGAGCGCGTAGACCGCGAGGTACTCGGCGGCGAACTCGGCCGTCGAACCGTCCGTATCGAAGATGGATACGATCTCGTCCGCGAGGCCGAACGTCGCGAGGCCGGCGACCAGCCCGGCGATCACACCGACTCCGATCCCGTTGACCGTCGCGCGACGCGCGCCCGCACCGTCGTCGGCGCCGACGCGCTGGGAGACGAGCACCTGCGTGCCGACCATGGCGCCGATCGCGACGACGCCGAGCACCGTCACGAGCGGGAAGTTGAGCCCGACGGCGGCGACGGCCTTCCAGCTGTAGCGACCGAGCCAGAGCGTGTCGATCAGCTGCTGGAGCACCTGCACGACGTTCTGGACGAGCAGCGGGGCGGCCAGCACGAGCAGTGTCCGGGCGATGGGCCCGCCCGTGATATCCTCCTGGTCGACGTCGAACATCAGGCCTGGCGCGGAAATTGCCGGTGCCAATCATAAATGTTTTCATCTGTGTCGGTCGCCCGACCGGTTCGACCGGGGAGCCTCCACCGGTTCGCCGCGTCGCGACTCTGCACGGCTCTCCGCGGGCCCGCTCGGGAGGGAGACGTGCCGCAACCGGACCGGCACGTCGTGGCGTTGGATCACCCGTTCCCCGAACCGGATCACCACGCTTTTTCACCATCGCTCCCGACGCGTCGAGTATGAGCCGCGCCCGCAAGCCCGATTGGCTGAAGATGCGGCCGCCGTCGGGCCGGGAGTTCGCGGGGATTCGCGAGACGCTCCGCGAGCACGATCTTCACACCGTTTGCGAGGAGGCCAACTGTCCGAACCTCGGTGAATGCTGGTCCGGGCGAGGGTCCTCGAGCGAGGGCGGCACGGCCACGTTCATGCTGATGGGCGATCGGTGCTCGCGCGCCTGCAACTTCTGCGACGTACGCACGGGCGGAATGGAGCCGCTCGACCCGGACGAACCCGAGAACGTCGCGAGCGCGATCGCCGAGATCGGCCTCGACTACGTCGTCCTCACGTCCGTCGATCGCGACGATCTTCCCGACCAGGGGGCGGGCCACTTCGCCGAGACGATCCGCGAGATCAAGGATCGCCATCCGGGGATCCTCGTGGAGGTTCTCATTCCCGATTTCCAGGGCGAGGAACGCCTCGTCCGGAAGATCATCGACGCCGAGCCGGACGTCATCGCGCACAACGTCGAGACCGTCGAGCGCCTGCAGTTCCCCGTGCGAGACCGTCGCGCGGGCTACGAGCAGAGCCTCGGCGTTCTGGAGCAGGTCGACCGCGAGTCCGACGTCTACACCAAGACCTCGATCATGCTCGGCCACGGCGAGTACGACCACGAGGTCTACCAGACGCTGGCCGACTGCCGCGAGCGCGGCGTCGACATCGTCACGCTGGGTCAGTACCTGCAACCCTCGCGGAATCACCTGGACGTCAAGCGCTACGACCACCCCGACAAGTACGAGACCTGGCGCCGCGTCGCCGAGGACGAACTCGGCTTTCTGTACTGCGCCAGCGGGCCGATGGTCCGATCCTCGTACAAGGCCGGCGAACTGTTCGTCGACGCCGTGTTGCGCGAGGGCTCGTCCGTCGAGGAGGCGCGAGCGGCCGCCCGGGCGTCGAGTCCGGAGTCCACCGTCGGCGGCGACTGACGCACCCGTTCGGTCCGACACCTCCGGGCACTGGACCCGCCAGACACCGGAGCGCGGCGGGAACGCGGGAGAGCGAATATTCGGGACGTCGCGGGCCGCGGAGGATCGTCCCTTGCTAACACAGGACAGTGAACGCTCCTCCACGTGCGTTCAGTTTCTCATCGAAAATGAGGGAGGATTGTTCGTATATCTCCGAGACGGGGGATAAAAACACGATCGTCCACAACACCACCCTAT
Coding sequences within it:
- a CDS encoding MATE family efflux transporter; this encodes MFDVDQEDITGGPIARTLLVLAAPLLVQNVVQVLQQLIDTLWLGRYSWKAVAAVGLNFPLVTVLGVVAIGAMVGTQVLVSQRVGADDGAGARRATVNGIGVGVIAGLVAGLATFGLADEIVSIFDTDGSTAEFAAEYLAVYALIFPILAGSDVLEGGFVGWGDTRAALYVNVLAVAVNVVVDPFLIFGWGPVPELGVAGAALATGIGYGCGFALALAMFVRGRDGFRLTRDVLVVDRGDVREIVDIGWPTAGQHGVSQSARVAMVWLVAAVGGEPALAAYTVGARVASVAFVPAMGLQKAAQSMVGQNLGAERPNRARRTTWVGVALAAGALTVVGAVQLLFPEPIAAFTVPDATAAEIELAAEYLVILAVGYWAIGATYLLQAGFNGARRTRTSMIASLAQYWLLRLPIALALAYPLGMGIQGIFWAVTVSNVLLAVVLGAYYHYETREGMNQQAVAATAAD
- the lipA gene encoding lipoyl synthase, whose protein sequence is MSRARKPDWLKMRPPSGREFAGIRETLREHDLHTVCEEANCPNLGECWSGRGSSSEGGTATFMLMGDRCSRACNFCDVRTGGMEPLDPDEPENVASAIAEIGLDYVVLTSVDRDDLPDQGAGHFAETIREIKDRHPGILVEVLIPDFQGEERLVRKIIDAEPDVIAHNVETVERLQFPVRDRRAGYEQSLGVLEQVDRESDVYTKTSIMLGHGEYDHEVYQTLADCRERGVDIVTLGQYLQPSRNHLDVKRYDHPDKYETWRRVAEDELGFLYCASGPMVRSSYKAGELFVDAVLREGSSVEEARAAARASSPESTVGGD